The Bradyrhizobium sp. WBAH42 genome includes a window with the following:
- a CDS encoding long-chain fatty acid--CoA ligase, with protein MAGPAVLTVADTIAKSFLRAAETRGDRPAIREKKFGIWQPTSWREWLAISKEIAYALRAVGFMPGDVASIIANAVPEWVYADMGILCAGGVSSGIYPTDSASQVEYLVNDSATRVIFAEDEEQLDKILTCRARCPSLQRIIVFDMEGLSGFSDDMVMSLDEFRALGRNHMVGREALWQEIIDSRVAGDLAILVYTSGTTGPPKGAMHANRSVTHQMRHANDFIPAREDEDRLVFLPLCHVAERVGGYYISVALGSVMNFAESPETVPDNLREVQPTAFLAVPRVWEKFYSAITIALKDATPLQQWVYRRAIGIGYRMVDCRLEGRAPPLSLRIANRIAYVVAFRNIRRMIGLDRCRIAFTGAAPIAPELIRWYLALGIDMHEVYGQTENCGVATMMPADRIKLGSVGTAVPWGEVALSPDGEILIKGDFLFMGYLNQPEKTAETIDPRGWLHTGDVGTIDNEGFVRITDRMKDIIITAGGKNITPSEIENQLKFSPYISDAVVIGDKRPYLTCLVMIDQENVEKFAQDHDIPFTNYASLCRAREIQDLIGREIEQVNGNFARVETIKRFYLIERQLTPEDEELTPTMKLKRGFVNKRYAAEIEAMYRERAVA; from the coding sequence ATGGCCGGACCGGCGGTGCTGACGGTCGCTGATACGATCGCGAAGAGCTTCTTGCGCGCCGCCGAGACGCGGGGCGACAGGCCGGCGATCCGCGAGAAGAAGTTCGGCATCTGGCAGCCGACGAGCTGGCGAGAGTGGCTCGCGATCTCGAAAGAGATCGCCTACGCGCTTCGCGCCGTCGGTTTCATGCCCGGCGACGTCGCCTCCATCATCGCCAATGCCGTCCCCGAATGGGTCTACGCTGACATGGGCATATTGTGCGCCGGCGGCGTCTCCTCCGGAATCTATCCGACCGATTCTGCGTCCCAGGTCGAGTATCTCGTCAACGATTCCGCGACCCGGGTGATCTTCGCCGAGGACGAGGAGCAGCTCGACAAGATTCTCACCTGCCGCGCGCGCTGCCCGAGCTTGCAGAGGATCATCGTGTTCGACATGGAGGGCCTCAGCGGCTTCTCCGACGACATGGTGATGTCGCTCGACGAGTTTCGCGCGCTTGGCCGCAACCACATGGTCGGCCGCGAGGCGTTGTGGCAGGAGATAATCGACAGCCGTGTCGCCGGCGATCTCGCGATCCTCGTCTATACGTCCGGCACCACCGGTCCGCCCAAGGGCGCGATGCACGCCAATCGCAGCGTGACCCACCAGATGCGGCACGCCAACGACTTCATCCCGGCGCGGGAGGACGAGGATCGCCTGGTGTTCCTGCCGCTGTGCCATGTTGCCGAGCGCGTCGGCGGCTATTACATCTCGGTCGCGCTCGGCTCCGTGATGAATTTTGCCGAAAGCCCGGAAACCGTGCCGGACAATCTGCGCGAGGTGCAGCCCACCGCCTTTCTGGCGGTGCCGCGCGTCTGGGAAAAATTCTATTCCGCCATCACCATCGCGCTGAAGGATGCGACGCCGCTGCAGCAATGGGTCTATCGCCGCGCCATCGGCATCGGCTACCGCATGGTCGATTGCCGGCTCGAGGGCAGGGCGCCGCCGCTGTCGCTGCGCATCGCCAACCGCATCGCCTATGTGGTCGCGTTCCGCAACATCCGCCGCATGATCGGGCTCGACCGCTGCCGCATCGCATTCACCGGCGCAGCGCCGATCGCGCCGGAGCTGATCCGCTGGTATCTGGCACTCGGCATCGACATGCACGAGGTCTACGGCCAGACCGAGAATTGCGGGGTCGCCACCATGATGCCCGCGGACAGGATCAAGCTCGGCTCGGTCGGCACCGCGGTGCCGTGGGGCGAGGTCGCGCTGTCGCCCGACGGCGAGATCCTGATCAAGGGCGACTTCCTGTTCATGGGCTACCTGAACCAGCCGGAGAAAACCGCAGAGACGATCGATCCCCGCGGCTGGCTGCACACCGGCGACGTTGGCACCATCGACAACGAGGGCTTCGTCCGCATCACCGACCGGATGAAGGACATCATCATCACCGCCGGCGGCAAGAACATCACGCCGTCCGAGATCGAGAACCAGCTCAAGTTTTCGCCCTACATCTCGGACGCCGTCGTGATCGGCGACAAGCGGCCCTATCTCACCTGCCTCGTGATGATCGACCAGGAGAACGTCGAGAAGTTCGCCCAGGATCACGACATCCCCTTCACCAATTATGCCAGCCTGTGCCGGGCGAGGGAGATCCAGGACCTGATCGGGCGCGAGATCGAACAGGTCAACGGCAATTTTGCCCGCGTCGAGACCATCAAGAGGTTCTACCTGATCGAGCGCCAGCTCACCCCCGAGGACGAGGAGCTGACGCCGACCATGAAGCTGAAGCGCGGCTTCGTGAACAAGCGCTACGCCGCCGAGATCGAGGCGATGTATCGCGAGCGTGCGGTGGCGTGA
- a CDS encoding ABC transporter substrate-binding protein, with protein sequence MSKSFHAFGLAMGAIALTCLPAVAQTKITNEGISATEIVIGTHQDLSGPIKGWGVPVSNGMKMAVEEVNAAGGINGRKIRLVVEDSGYDPKKAVLASQKLIERDKIFAMVGPMGSPTVLAAQDILLDAGVMQLFPLTAAEFTFKFDPAKPQERLKFNNLLPYVESTRAALKYMIEAKNFKKPCIMHQDDEYGKNVLDGFNQQLAAMKVQPASITSYKRGASDFSAQVAKMKSDGCDLVVLGAVLREPIGTMSEAKKLGWDVTFLGATPVNVLEVPALGKETVEGLYAASNFEIPYEDTAKGKVKDWLVNYKKMFGADANTQAIIGYNAVMTFAHYANKAGKDLTGQKMLDALESGDKFQDIFNSPPTVFSKTNHLATTVTQVQQVKNGRWVLVKDNLMF encoded by the coding sequence ATGTCGAAGTCGTTCCACGCGTTCGGCCTAGCTATGGGCGCTATCGCGCTCACTTGTCTGCCGGCCGTCGCGCAAACCAAGATCACCAATGAAGGCATTTCGGCAACCGAGATCGTCATCGGCACCCATCAGGACCTGTCGGGTCCGATCAAGGGCTGGGGCGTGCCGGTCTCCAACGGCATGAAGATGGCCGTCGAGGAGGTCAACGCCGCCGGCGGCATCAACGGCCGCAAGATCCGCCTGGTGGTCGAGGACAGCGGCTACGATCCGAAGAAGGCCGTGCTGGCTTCGCAGAAGCTGATCGAGCGCGACAAGATCTTCGCGATGGTGGGACCGATGGGATCGCCCACCGTGCTCGCCGCGCAGGATATCCTGCTCGACGCCGGGGTCATGCAGCTCTTCCCGCTGACGGCGGCCGAGTTCACCTTCAAGTTCGATCCCGCCAAGCCGCAGGAGCGGCTGAAGTTCAACAACCTGCTTCCTTACGTCGAGAGCACGCGCGCGGCGCTCAAATACATGATTGAGGCAAAGAATTTCAAGAAGCCCTGCATCATGCATCAGGACGACGAGTACGGAAAAAACGTGCTCGATGGTTTTAACCAGCAGCTCGCCGCCATGAAGGTGCAGCCGGCCTCGATCACGAGCTACAAGCGCGGCGCCTCCGACTTTTCGGCGCAAGTCGCCAAGATGAAGTCCGACGGCTGTGACCTCGTCGTGCTCGGCGCGGTGCTCCGTGAGCCGATCGGCACGATGAGTGAAGCGAAGAAGCTCGGTTGGGACGTCACCTTCCTCGGCGCCACGCCCGTCAACGTGCTCGAGGTGCCGGCGCTCGGCAAGGAAACGGTGGAAGGCTTGTATGCTGCTTCGAACTTCGAAATTCCCTATGAAGACACCGCAAAGGGAAAGGTGAAGGACTGGCTCGTCAACTACAAGAAGATGTTTGGCGCCGACGCCAACACCCAGGCCATCATCGGCTACAATGCAGTGATGACGTTCGCGCATTATGCCAACAAGGCTGGCAAGGATCTGACTGGCCAGAAGATGCTCGACGCGCTGGAGTCCGGCGACAAGTTCCAGGACATCTTCAATTCGCCGCCGACGGTGTTCTCGAAGACCAACCATCTCGCGACCACCGTCACCCAGGTCCAACAGGTCAAGAACGGCCGCTGGGTGCTGGTGAAGGACAATCTGATGTTTTGA